A genomic region of Candidatus Edwardsbacteria bacterium RifOxyA12_full_54_48 contains the following coding sequences:
- a CDS encoding bifunctional pyr operon transcriptional regulator/uracil phosphoribosyltransferase: protein MTKQKAVIMDAKQVERAMVRIAHEIVEQNMGTKDLIIIGIKRRGDTLGKRIAKLISDIEKVEIPYGAIDITFYRDDLQTIAHQPVVNQTDLHLDVTGKTVILVDDVLYTGRTVRAAIDEILDFGRPRSIELAVLIDRGHRELPIRANYVGKNVPTSHKEIIAVRTQEEDGEEKVIIKELSDEVE from the coding sequence ATGACCAAACAGAAAGCAGTCATAATGGACGCCAAGCAGGTGGAACGGGCCATGGTCAGGATCGCCCATGAGATCGTGGAGCAGAATATGGGCACCAAGGACCTGATCATCATCGGCATCAAGCGGCGGGGCGACACCCTGGGCAAGCGGATAGCCAAGCTGATAAGCGACATCGAAAAAGTGGAGATCCCCTACGGGGCCATCGACATCACCTTCTACCGGGATGACCTGCAGACCATCGCCCACCAGCCGGTGGTCAATCAGACCGACCTGCACCTGGACGTCACCGGCAAGACAGTGATCTTGGTGGACGATGTATTATATACCGGGCGCACGGTCCGGGCGGCCATAGACGAGATCCTTGATTTCGGGCGTCCCAGGAGCATCGAACTGGCGGTGCTGATAGACCGGGGCCACCGGGAGCTGCCCATCAGGGCCAACTACGTGGGCAAGAACGTCCCCACCTCGCACAAGGAGATAATCGCGGTCCGCACCCAGGAGGAGGACGGTGAGGAGAAGGTGATCATAAAGGAGCTGAGCGATGAAGTGGAATAA
- a CDS encoding aspartate carbamoyltransferase translates to MKWNKKDLLDLESLSAEEMNMILDTAKSFREVLNRPIKKVPILRGKTIVNMFFEPSTRTSASFDMAAKRLMADTVNISPKTSAVQKGETLLDTARNLEAMKIDLVVMRHASSGAPHFLASRIKAGVINAGDGQHAHPTQGLLDMFTIKEKRGGFEGLKVLIVGDVTHSRVARSNINGLLKLGAQVSVCGPSTLIPIGIEQLGVKVYYNLDEAIPQADVINVLRLQLERQKKGLLPSLREYSLHFCLDKERMAKAKGDVTIMHPGPMNRGIEIDPDVADGERSVILDQVTNGVAVRMAVLYLLSGGDAPLAEAIKKEA, encoded by the coding sequence ATGAAGTGGAATAAAAAGGACCTGCTGGACCTGGAATCGCTTTCGGCCGAGGAGATGAACATGATCCTGGACACCGCCAAAAGCTTCCGGGAGGTGCTCAACCGGCCCATCAAGAAGGTGCCCATCCTCAGGGGCAAGACCATCGTCAATATGTTCTTCGAACCCTCCACCCGCACCTCGGCCTCCTTCGACATGGCCGCCAAACGGCTGATGGCCGACACCGTCAACATTTCGCCCAAGACCTCAGCCGTCCAAAAAGGGGAGACCCTGCTGGATACCGCCCGCAACCTGGAGGCCATGAAGATCGATCTGGTGGTGATGCGGCACGCCTCCTCGGGCGCCCCGCATTTTCTGGCCAGCCGCATCAAGGCCGGAGTGATCAACGCCGGCGACGGACAGCACGCCCACCCCACCCAGGGCCTGCTGGACATGTTCACCATCAAGGAAAAACGCGGCGGTTTCGAGGGGCTGAAGGTGCTGATAGTGGGCGACGTTACCCATTCCCGGGTGGCCCGCTCCAACATCAACGGACTGCTGAAGCTGGGGGCCCAGGTCTCGGTATGCGGTCCATCCACCCTGATCCCAATCGGGATCGAACAGCTGGGGGTCAAGGTGTATTACAACCTGGATGAGGCCATCCCCCAGGCTGACGTCATCAACGTCCTCCGCCTTCAGCTGGAGAGACAGAAGAAGGGCCTGCTGCCTTCGCTGCGGGAATATTCACTGCACTTCTGTTTGGACAAGGAACGGATGGCCAAGGCCAAGGGGGATGTGACCATCATGCACCCCGGGCCGATGAACCGGGGCATAGAGATAGACCCTGATGTGGCCGACGGTGAACGTTCGGTGATACTGGACCAGGTGACCAACGGGGTGGCCGTCAGGATGGCGGTGCTCTACTTGCTGTCGGGCGGCGATGCACCCCTGGCCGAAGCCATAAAGAAGGAGGCATAA